In Deltaproteobacteria bacterium, a single genomic region encodes these proteins:
- a CDS encoding MBL fold metallo-hydrolase: MFSAHLINDPFGDPGVYVEFKYRRSAILFDLGDLHNLNPRKLLKISHIFVSHTHMDHFIGFDYLLRVCLGRDRHISLFGPPGFHRQVENKIGAYTWNLVENYTNDFALHVTEVHPDCKILRHYRCRTAFKPEIEEVNERFNGTLVEGSFFSVKGEFLDHKIPCLAYRFEEKSRVNIKKNVLQEMGLPVGLWLVDLKDRVLAGDPDDTPIRVWSKKEKQGTRETFIPLGELKETIVKVTPGQKITYITDALYNEENSRKIIALAEASDLMFIEAMFLQEDAEKAAHKYHLTAFQAGTLAQMAGAKRISLFHFSPKYKGTPDLLVEEAMKAFNG, encoded by the coding sequence ATGTTCAGCGCCCATCTGATCAATGATCCCTTTGGCGACCCGGGGGTATATGTCGAATTTAAGTACCGGCGTTCAGCGATTCTTTTTGATTTAGGTGATCTCCATAATCTGAATCCGAGAAAGCTTCTCAAGATCAGCCACATCTTTGTTTCCCATACCCATATGGATCATTTCATAGGGTTTGATTATTTGCTGAGGGTATGTTTGGGCCGTGACCGTCATATCTCACTCTTTGGTCCTCCCGGCTTCCATCGGCAGGTGGAAAATAAGATCGGTGCCTATACGTGGAATCTTGTCGAAAATTACACGAACGATTTTGCACTGCACGTTACAGAAGTACATCCGGACTGTAAAATACTCAGACACTATCGCTGCCGGACAGCGTTTAAACCTGAGATCGAAGAGGTAAATGAGAGGTTTAACGGCACCCTTGTGGAGGGCAGCTTTTTTTCTGTCAAAGGGGAGTTTCTCGATCATAAGATTCCCTGCCTTGCATACAGATTTGAAGAAAAAAGCCGTGTCAATATCAAAAAAAATGTCCTTCAGGAAATGGGACTTCCCGTTGGGTTATGGCTGGTTGACTTAAAGGATCGAGTTCTCGCCGGTGATCCCGATGATACGCCCATACGGGTATGGTCGAAAAAAGAAAAGCAGGGAACGAGAGAAACGTTTATTCCTTTGGGTGAATTGAAAGAAACGATTGTGAAGGTGACGCCGGGACAGAAGATCACCTATATTACGGACGCTCTCTACAATGAAGAAAATTCACGAAAGATTATAGCGTTGGCTGAGGCGTCGGATCTGATGTTTATTGAGGCGATGTTTCTCCAGGAAGACGCCGAAAAAGCCGCGCACAAGTATCACCTCACGGCATTTCAGGCAGGAACATTGGCACAAATGGCGGGTGCAAAGAGGATATCGCTATTTCATTTTTCGCCGAAGTATAAAGGGACGCCCGATCTTCTTGTTGAAGAAGCAATGAAGGCATTCAATGGTTAA
- a CDS encoding TGS domain-containing protein: MPANLPPDYFAAEQRFREATTPEDKIEALEEMLAIMPKHKGTDKLKAMLRERISKFKDQALKKKGGARQKTVYDIEKEGAAQVVIIGPPNTGKSSLVKLITNASPEVAAFPHSTHKPTPGMAHYENIQFQLIDTPPLTKEYTEPALTDLIRRADIAVILLDLSADPMQQFEDTLAIIRSFRIYSEACTVPEDLRKPPKIKKMFVVVNKMDKPQDKENMEIFLELSGVKLPCMGISTRTGRNIMVFLDKLYELSGMMRVYTKPPGKEADKTAPFVIPAGSSLEDFAGKIHNDFVNKLKYAKAWGKSVRNGQMVQRDYILQDGDVVELCI; this comes from the coding sequence ATGCCGGCCAATCTTCCCCCGGACTATTTCGCGGCGGAACAGAGATTTCGGGAGGCAACGACCCCTGAAGACAAAATTGAAGCCCTGGAAGAAATGCTTGCCATCATGCCGAAACACAAGGGCACGGATAAGCTCAAGGCCATGTTGCGTGAACGTATCTCTAAATTCAAAGACCAGGCCCTGAAAAAAAAGGGGGGTGCCAGACAGAAAACAGTTTATGACATTGAAAAGGAAGGGGCTGCCCAAGTCGTTATTATCGGTCCTCCTAATACGGGCAAATCATCCCTCGTCAAATTGATAACGAATGCTTCACCGGAAGTGGCAGCTTTCCCCCACAGCACGCACAAGCCGACACCGGGAATGGCGCATTATGAAAACATCCAGTTCCAGCTCATTGACACCCCTCCCCTTACAAAAGAATATACGGAACCTGCCTTAACCGATCTCATCCGCCGTGCCGATATCGCCGTCATCCTGCTGGACCTCTCCGCCGACCCTATGCAGCAGTTCGAAGATACCCTTGCCATTATCCGCTCCTTTCGTATTTATTCTGAAGCATGCACTGTTCCGGAAGATTTAAGAAAACCTCCCAAAATTAAAAAAATGTTCGTGGTCGTCAACAAGATGGACAAACCTCAAGATAAGGAAAATATGGAAATTTTCTTAGAACTCTCCGGTGTCAAACTACCCTGCATGGGTATTTCGACCCGCACCGGCCGGAATATTATGGTGTTCCTGGATAAGCTTTATGAACTCTCCGGTATGATGCGGGTTTACACGAAACCTCCCGGTAAAGAGGCTGATAAAACAGCCCCGTTTGTCATCCCCGCAGGGAGCAGCCTGGAGGATTTTGCCGGCAAGATTCATAACGATTTTGTGAATAAATTGAAATACGCAAAAGCCTGGGGCAAATCAGTCCGCAACGGTCAGATGGTGCAAAGGGATTACATTCTCCAGGATGGAGATGTAGTCGAACTTTGTATATAA
- a CDS encoding peptide chain release factor-like protein — MSLFTVSPEKEKALIERMERLGVSEGDLRETFVRSSGPGGQKVNKVSSCVHLFHMPSGLSVKCQQSRSQSQNRFLARRLLLDRIEKIQTGIVSAERQRVEKIRRQKRRRSKRAKEKMLTIKHIQSEKKSLRSKTSLPLE; from the coding sequence ATGAGTCTTTTTACTGTCTCCCCGGAAAAAGAAAAGGCCTTGATTGAACGCATGGAGCGTCTCGGGGTTTCTGAAGGTGATCTGCGGGAAACTTTCGTCCGGTCGTCCGGCCCCGGCGGACAGAAGGTGAATAAAGTATCTTCGTGTGTTCATCTCTTCCACATGCCATCGGGGCTCTCCGTTAAATGCCAGCAGTCACGATCCCAGTCACAGAACCGCTTTTTAGCGAGGCGATTGCTCCTGGACAGGATCGAAAAGATACAAACGGGAATAGTTAGCGCGGAAAGACAGCGCGTTGAAAAGATACGGCGGCAGAAGCGCCGCCGATCAAAGCGGGCAAAGGAAAAAATGCTCACGATCAAGCATATACAATCGGAAAAGAAGTCGCTCCGTTCAAAGACTTCCTTGCCTCTGGAATAA
- a CDS encoding Lrp/AsnC family transcriptional regulator: protein MLTKTEKIISKLIQQDIPLEKRPFKSIGEQAHASEEEILEVIRGLMKKGIIRKFGAILRHQKAGFTHNAMVVWAVPHEKGESAGHCLAAFREVTHCYERTPSFEGKYNIFTMVHFREGEQENIIQKLSQAAGIKDFKVLTSKEEYKKSSMEYFTDVK, encoded by the coding sequence ATGTTAACTAAGACAGAAAAGATAATTTCAAAGCTTATCCAGCAAGACATACCACTCGAAAAGAGACCTTTCAAAAGTATCGGAGAACAGGCGCACGCGTCCGAAGAAGAAATTCTTGAAGTAATACGTGGCTTGATGAAGAAAGGTATCATCCGGAAGTTCGGAGCCATATTGCGGCATCAGAAGGCAGGTTTTACACACAATGCCATGGTGGTCTGGGCTGTTCCGCATGAAAAAGGTGAATCTGCAGGGCATTGTCTGGCTGCCTTCAGAGAGGTCACCCACTGTTACGAAAGGACCCCCTCTTTCGAAGGAAAATATAATATTTTCACAATGGTTCATTTCCGGGAAGGGGAGCAGGAAAACATAATTCAGAAACTCTCGCAAGCGGCAGGAATAAAAGATTTTAAAGTCCTCACTAGTAAGGAAGAGTATAAAAAAAGCAGCATGGAGTATTTCACCGATGTCAAATAA
- the hemL gene encoding glutamate-1-semialdehyde 2,1-aminomutase: MSNKSSKSLYEEACKYIPGGVNSPVRAFKSVESTPVFISRASGSKIYDVEGREYIDYVASWGPMILGHSYPGVIAAIQAAAEKGTSYGAPTELEIEMAKLIVGAFPSIDMVRMVSSGTEAAMSAIRLARGYTGREKIIKFEGCYHGHADSLLVKAGSGVATLGIPGSPGVPRKLAELTITVPFNDIEAVTSAVSRHGDDLACIIVEPVPGNMGVVLPRTGFLEALREITRRHGILLIFDEVITGFRLTYGGFQNLAGIEPDLTCLGKIIGGGLPVGAFGGKKEIMEKLAPSGPVYQAGTLSGNPISMSAGIATLNILKRSAENYVRLDQDTSLLCEKLKKLFDQHNVSVTINRAGSMFTVFFTKDEVFDFTTAAKSDTKRYAHYFRNMLSHQIYLAPSQFEASFLSFAHTDEDMEKTLDACARTLQTL; encoded by the coding sequence ATGTCAAATAAATCTTCCAAATCTCTCTATGAAGAAGCCTGCAAATACATACCGGGAGGTGTGAACAGCCCCGTCAGGGCCTTCAAATCTGTCGAATCAACCCCTGTTTTTATCAGCAGAGCCTCCGGTTCCAAAATCTACGATGTCGAGGGACGGGAATATATCGACTACGTAGCTTCCTGGGGTCCCATGATCCTCGGTCACAGCTATCCGGGAGTCATTGCAGCCATTCAGGCCGCAGCAGAAAAAGGAACCAGCTATGGCGCCCCTACAGAATTGGAAATTGAAATGGCAAAACTAATCGTTGGCGCCTTCCCGTCCATTGATATGGTAAGAATGGTAAGTTCCGGAACAGAAGCCGCAATGAGCGCTATCAGACTCGCCCGCGGGTATACCGGCAGGGAAAAGATTATCAAATTTGAGGGATGCTATCACGGCCATGCCGATTCACTCCTGGTAAAGGCCGGCTCCGGTGTGGCAACCCTGGGTATCCCGGGAAGTCCCGGTGTTCCCCGAAAACTGGCTGAATTGACTATTACCGTGCCCTTCAATGATATTGAAGCCGTCACATCTGCAGTAAGTCGGCATGGAGACGATCTGGCCTGCATCATCGTTGAGCCCGTACCGGGAAATATGGGTGTTGTCTTGCCCCGGACAGGTTTTTTGGAAGCGCTGAGAGAAATCACCCGCCGGCATGGAATACTCCTTATCTTTGACGAGGTAATCACCGGCTTCAGGTTAACCTACGGCGGCTTCCAGAACCTCGCCGGGATTGAACCGGATTTGACCTGCCTTGGAAAGATTATCGGCGGAGGGCTTCCCGTCGGCGCCTTCGGAGGTAAGAAGGAGATCATGGAGAAACTGGCTCCCTCAGGTCCGGTCTATCAGGCGGGCACCCTTTCAGGAAATCCCATCTCCATGTCGGCAGGCATTGCGACGCTGAATATCCTAAAAAGAAGCGCTGAGAATTACGTCAGACTGGACCAGGATACATCCCTCCTCTGTGAAAAATTAAAGAAGCTGTTCGATCAGCACAATGTTTCTGTCACTATCAATCGAGCCGGGTCCATGTTTACGGTATTTTTTACCAAAGACGAGGTTTTTGATTTCACCACAGCGGCAAAAAGTGATACGAAGCGTTATGCACACTACTTTAGAAACATGTTATCACATCAAATCTACCTGGCGCCTTCCCAGTTCGAGGCTTCTTTCCTTTCATTTGCCCACACGGATGAAGATATGGAAAAAACCCTCGATGCCTGTGCGAGAACGCTACAAACCTTGTAA
- a CDS encoding NAD-dependent epimerase/dehydratase family protein, which translates to MNKILVTGAAGFIGFHFAGRLLKAGYSVIGLDNMNDYYDINLKKARLSLLEKSPDFQFVKMDIAERQHMTSLFEKEEPEIVVHLAAQAGVRYSLINPYAYLDSNLAGFLNILEECRHKKIKHLVYAGLRFFTVYGPWGRPDMALFLFTKAILEERPIDVYNNGKMQRDFTYIDDIVEGVFRVMNKIPEPDPNWNGAHPDPATSFAPYRIYNIGNNNPVELLEFINILEKQLGKKAVMNLLPLQPGDVPATYADVDDLMKDVGFKPATSIEDGIRHFVQWYRDYYTI; encoded by the coding sequence ATGAATAAAATTCTTGTCACCGGCGCTGCAGGATTCATCGGATTTCACTTTGCCGGACGTCTTCTGAAGGCCGGCTATTCCGTAATCGGCCTGGACAATATGAACGACTACTATGACATCAACCTGAAAAAGGCACGACTCTCTCTTTTGGAAAAAAGCCCTGATTTCCAGTTTGTCAAAATGGATATTGCCGAGAGACAACACATGACCTCGCTTTTCGAAAAAGAGGAACCTGAAATCGTCGTCCACTTGGCAGCCCAGGCAGGAGTAAGATACTCCCTAATAAATCCCTATGCATATCTGGACAGTAACCTTGCCGGATTTTTGAATATCCTTGAGGAGTGTCGGCATAAAAAAATCAAACATCTCGTTTATGCCGGGCTCCGGTTTTTTACCGTTTACGGCCCCTGGGGAAGACCGGATATGGCTCTGTTTCTGTTTACAAAGGCCATCCTGGAAGAAAGGCCTATCGATGTTTATAATAACGGGAAAATGCAAAGAGACTTTACCTATATCGACGATATCGTGGAAGGTGTATTCAGGGTTATGAATAAAATTCCGGAACCCGATCCGAACTGGAATGGAGCTCACCCGGACCCCGCCACAAGCTTTGCCCCATACAGAATTTATAACATAGGCAATAATAACCCCGTAGAGCTTCTTGAATTCATAAACATACTGGAGAAGCAATTAGGCAAGAAGGCCGTGATGAACTTGCTTCCACTACAGCCGGGAGATGTACCTGCCACGTATGCCGACGTTGACGATCTCATGAAAGATGTAGGTTTTAAACCGGCAACATCAATAGAAGACGGTATCAGACACTTTGTACAATGGTACAGGGATTACTATACAATTTGA
- the gmd gene encoding GDP-mannose 4,6-dehydratase produces MKKAFITGITGQDGSYLAELLLSKGYEVHGLIRRASTFNTERIDHLYRDFHDPEARVYLHYGDLSVSGQLTDLLNDINPDEVYHLGAQSHVRVSFDMPEYTGDVTGLGTLRILEAIRRTGIKTRFYQASSSEMFGAAPPPQRETTPFQPQSPYAAAKVYAYYVVKNYRDAYKIFATNGILFNHESPRRGETFVTRKVTRAAARIKLGLQEKLYLGNLEAKRDWGFAGDYVEAMWLMLQQEKPDDYVIATGETHSVREFVEKVFKKLDLDYERHVVIDPRYFRPTEVDCLLGDATKAKKVLGWEPRISFDRLIDMMIDADTEHANREKTLVDAGYACTGNGRIA; encoded by the coding sequence ATGAAGAAGGCGTTTATTACCGGCATCACCGGGCAGGACGGTTCCTACCTTGCCGAGTTGCTCTTGAGTAAGGGATATGAGGTTCACGGGCTGATCCGCCGGGCCAGCACCTTCAACACGGAACGCATCGATCACCTCTACCGGGACTTCCATGATCCCGAGGCGCGGGTTTATCTCCACTACGGAGACCTGTCCGTCTCAGGACAGTTGACCGATTTACTCAACGACATCAACCCCGACGAGGTCTATCATCTGGGCGCCCAGAGTCACGTCCGGGTAAGCTTTGATATGCCCGAGTACACGGGGGACGTCACGGGTCTCGGCACGCTTCGCATCCTTGAGGCCATCCGCAGGACAGGCATCAAAACCCGCTTCTATCAAGCGTCCTCCAGTGAAATGTTCGGCGCCGCTCCTCCGCCACAGAGGGAAACAACTCCCTTTCAGCCCCAAAGCCCCTACGCCGCCGCAAAAGTCTACGCCTACTACGTTGTGAAGAATTACCGCGACGCCTACAAGATATTCGCCACAAACGGCATTCTCTTCAACCATGAATCCCCCCGCCGGGGTGAGACCTTTGTCACCCGGAAGGTGACAAGGGCTGCCGCCCGCATCAAACTCGGCCTCCAGGAAAAACTCTACCTCGGCAACCTGGAAGCAAAGAGGGACTGGGGTTTCGCAGGCGACTATGTTGAGGCCATGTGGCTCATGTTACAGCAGGAAAAGCCGGACGACTATGTCATCGCAACGGGGGAAACCCATTCAGTCCGGGAATTCGTAGAAAAGGTATTCAAAAAGCTCGATCTCGATTATGAAAGACACGTGGTTATCGATCCCCGGTACTTCCGCCCTACGGAGGTGGACTGCCTCCTTGGTGATGCCACAAAGGCGAAGAAAGTCTTGGGCTGGGAGCCGAGGATCAGTTTTGACCGATTGATCGACATGATGATCGACGCCGACACGGAACATGCGAATCGGGAGAAAACCCTCGTTGATGCGGGATATGCCTGTACGGGAAACGGGCGAATTGCATGA
- a CDS encoding GDP-L-fucose synthase: MKNKRITITGGKGFLGRHLIRELQEKGYHNLSIADLPEYNLVRLEDVHRLYEDLKPDIVLHLAAKVGGIGFNQENPGALFHDNIMMGIQLLHEGYLRKIDKFVALGTICAYPKFTPVPFKEEDIWNGYPEETNAPYGLAKKMMLVQSQAYRLQYDFNSIFLLPVNLYGPGDNFDPKSSHVIPALIKKCIDAIISGEDKIIVWGTGKATREFFYVVDATEAIILATEKYNKSDPVNIGAGFEISIRNLVDLIVELTGYKGEVTWDETKPDGQPRRMLDTTKAYQEFGFKAKTDLRDGLKKTIDWYRKLKGENTK, translated from the coding sequence ATGAAAAACAAGCGCATCACAATCACCGGCGGCAAGGGCTTTCTCGGCCGGCATCTCATCCGGGAACTCCAGGAAAAGGGGTATCACAATCTTTCCATTGCCGACTTGCCTGAGTATAACCTTGTTCGCCTGGAGGACGTCCATCGCCTCTATGAAGATTTGAAACCGGACATTGTTCTCCACCTGGCTGCCAAAGTCGGCGGCATCGGATTCAATCAGGAGAACCCCGGCGCCCTCTTCCACGACAATATTATGATGGGCATTCAGCTTCTCCACGAGGGCTATCTGCGGAAGATCGATAAGTTCGTCGCCCTGGGTACTATCTGTGCATATCCAAAGTTCACACCCGTTCCTTTTAAAGAGGAGGACATCTGGAACGGCTACCCTGAAGAGACCAATGCTCCCTATGGCTTAGCGAAGAAGATGATGCTCGTCCAGTCCCAGGCCTACCGTCTGCAGTACGACTTCAACTCCATCTTCCTCCTGCCCGTGAACCTCTATGGCCCCGGTGACAACTTTGATCCAAAGTCCTCCCATGTTATCCCCGCCTTAATCAAGAAGTGTATCGACGCCATCATCAGCGGGGAAGACAAAATCATCGTCTGGGGGACGGGCAAGGCTACGCGGGAGTTTTTTTACGTTGTGGACGCCACGGAGGCGATTATTCTGGCAACGGAGAAATACAACAAAAGCGATCCCGTCAATATCGGAGCCGGCTTTGAAATCTCAATCCGCAATCTCGTTGATCTGATTGTGGAGCTGACTGGATATAAAGGCGAAGTAACATGGGATGAAACGAAACCCGACGGCCAACCCCGCAGGATGCTCGACACTACAAAGGCCTACCAGGAATTTGGTTTTAAGGCAAAGACGGACCTTCGAGATGGCTTGAAAAAAACGATAGATTGGTACCGGAAGTTAAAAGGTGAAAATACAAAGTAG